The Carbonactinospora thermoautotrophica sequence AACGCCCTGCTGTACCTGGAGGAGAGCGAGTGAGCAAGGCGCTGCTCATCGTCGGCCACGGCACCCGCAGCGACCACGGGGTGGCGGAGTTCGACCGGTTCGTCGACCGGGTGCGCCGGCTCGCCCCCGCGCACGGCATCCCCGCGGTGGAGGGCGGTTTCATCGAGCTGGCCCCGCCCCCGGTCACCGACGCGGTCGGCAAACTGGTTGCCGCCGGCCAGACCGAGTTCGCGGCCGTGCCGCTGGTGCTCGTCGCCGCCGGGCACGCCAAGGGCGACATCCCCGCCGCGCTCAAGCGGGAGCTGGCCCGGTACCCGGGGATCTCCTACCGGTACGGCCGCCCGCTCGGCCCGCATCCCACCTTGCTTTCCCTGATGGAGGAGCGGCTGGACGCGGTGCTGCCGCGCGCGGAGCGGCCCGGCACCGCCGTGCTGGTCGTCGGCCGCGGCTCGACCGACCCGGACGCGAACGCCGAGGTCCACAAGGTGGCCCGGCTGTTCTGGGAGGGCCGCGGGTTCGCGTTCGCCGAGACCGCCTTCGTCTCGCTCGCCTGGCCCGGGGTGCCCGAGGGCCTGGAACGCTGCCGCCTGCTGGGGGCGCGGCGCATCGTCGTCCTGCCGTACTTCCTGTTCCCCGGCGTGCTGCCGGACCGGATCGTCACGCAGGCGAAGGAGTACGCGACCGGCCACCCCGATCTGGACGTCCGCATCGCCGACCTGATCGGGGACTGCGACGGGCTGGCCGACCTGGTGCTCGAGCGGTACTGGGAGGCGCTCGGCGGCGACATCCGGATGAACTGCGACTCCTGCGTCTACCGGGTGGCCCTGCCCGGGTTCGAGCACCGCGTCGGCGCCCCGCAGCGCCCGCACGACCACCCCCACGACCCGGCCGACCCGCACGGGCACCACCATCACGGTCACGGGCATGCGCACGAGCACGGGCACCATCACGGGAACGCGCACGGGCACGGAGGGCACGGGCATGCCCACTGAGCCGTCGCCGGAGTTCGGGGGCCAGACGGTGCTCCCGGAGGGGTCCGGACCTCCAGATAACAGGCCTAAGCTGCGCAACGAACACCACTACCCGGGCGAGCGCCCGCCCGGGGACCGCCACGACCGGGGAGAACACCCGCAGCGCCCCGCCCCGGACTACGACCTGGCGCACCACGGGGACGCCGAGGTGGCGCCGGGCCTGGTGGACCTGGCCGTCAACGTGCGCCGCCGCGAGCCGCCCGCGTGGCTGCGGGAGCGGCTGACCGAGAGCCTGCGGGACCTGGCCGCCTACCCGGACCCTGGGCGGGCCCGCAAGGCGGTGGCGGACCGGCACCGCCGGGACCCGGAGGAGGTGCTGCTCACCGCCGGGGCGGCCGAGGCGTTCGTGCTGATCGCCCGCGCGTTCCGGCCGCGGCGCGCGGTGGTGGTGCACCCGCAGTTCACCGAGCCGGAGGCGGCGCTCCGCGCGGCCGGCCACCCGGTGGAGCGGGTCTTCCTCACCCCCGAGGAGGGGTTCGCGCTCGCCCCCGAACGCGTACCCGAAGACGCCGATCTGGTCGTCGTCGGCAACCCCACCAACCCGACCTCGGTGCTGCACCCGGCCGGCGCGGTCGCCGCGCTGGCCCGGCCCGGCCGCGTCCTGGTGGTGGACGAGGCGTTCGCGGACACGATCCCCGGCGAGCCCGAGTCGCTGGCCGGGCGCGCCGACCTGCCCGGCGTCATCGTCCTGC is a genomic window containing:
- the cobC gene encoding Rv2231c family pyridoxal phosphate-dependent protein CobC — its product is MPTEPSPEFGGQTVLPEGSGPPDNRPKLRNEHHYPGERPPGDRHDRGEHPQRPAPDYDLAHHGDAEVAPGLVDLAVNVRRREPPAWLRERLTESLRDLAAYPDPGRARKAVADRHRRDPEEVLLTAGAAEAFVLIARAFRPRRAVVVHPQFTEPEAALRAAGHPVERVFLTPEEGFALAPERVPEDADLVVVGNPTNPTSVLHPAGAVAALARPGRVLVVDEAFADTIPGEPESLAGRADLPGVIVLRSLTKTWGLAGLRVGYALAGPDLIRELAHAQPLWAVSTPALVAAEACSTPAALAEVERDAHALAAERAYLVERLHAVPGVHLPVRPRASFALLRVPDGRAVRERLRALGFAVRRADTFPGLGPDWLRVAVRDRGVTDAFIAALQEALRLGATHGRREAADPVSPHSAGGAKEAR
- a CDS encoding sirohydrochlorin chelatase — protein: MSKALLIVGHGTRSDHGVAEFDRFVDRVRRLAPAHGIPAVEGGFIELAPPPVTDAVGKLVAAGQTEFAAVPLVLVAAGHAKGDIPAALKRELARYPGISYRYGRPLGPHPTLLSLMEERLDAVLPRAERPGTAVLVVGRGSTDPDANAEVHKVARLFWEGRGFAFAETAFVSLAWPGVPEGLERCRLLGARRIVVLPYFLFPGVLPDRIVTQAKEYATGHPDLDVRIADLIGDCDGLADLVLERYWEALGGDIRMNCDSCVYRVALPGFEHRVGAPQRPHDHPHDPADPHGHHHHGHGHAHEHGHHHGNAHGHGGHGHAH